A region from the Nocardioides exalbidus genome encodes:
- a CDS encoding alkaline phosphatase family protein — translation MQTRSPLAALLASVLVTFTGAQALAVVPAGHDRPAAPAARAAESDVTSVVAISLDGLNPTALTRLGRARTPYLHDLMDAGASTLNARTEHELTITLPNHTGMVTGRRIQASTGGHGVTWNDDRRRPATVQAAAGGPVESVFTSVHGSGGSTALFASKTKFSLWKRSWPASIDLTRIRLDNTVLTRAVVRDIRREDRELRFVHLSLPDNVGHERGFMSRAYLRAVEQVDGLVGQIVDSVESDPTRAGSTAIIVTSDHGGRGASHSDARSIENYRIAFMVAGPGVDAGADLYDLNDDYKDPGNRRTTYDQRRQPVRNGDVANLALDLLGLPAVPGSEHNFLQDLDVSATE, via the coding sequence GTGCAGACCCGAAGCCCGCTCGCCGCCCTGCTCGCCTCCGTCCTCGTCACCTTCACGGGTGCGCAGGCCCTCGCGGTCGTGCCGGCAGGGCACGACCGTCCCGCCGCACCGGCGGCGCGCGCGGCCGAGTCGGACGTCACCTCCGTGGTGGCGATATCGCTCGACGGCCTCAACCCGACGGCGCTGACCCGCCTCGGCCGCGCGCGCACCCCGTACCTCCACGACCTGATGGACGCAGGCGCCTCCACGCTCAACGCCCGCACCGAGCACGAGCTCACCATCACCCTCCCCAACCACACGGGAATGGTCACCGGGCGCCGGATCCAGGCGTCGACGGGCGGCCACGGCGTGACCTGGAACGATGACCGCCGGCGCCCGGCCACCGTCCAGGCCGCCGCGGGAGGTCCCGTGGAGTCGGTGTTCACCTCCGTCCACGGGTCGGGCGGGTCGACGGCACTGTTCGCGAGCAAGACGAAGTTCAGCCTCTGGAAGCGCAGCTGGCCGGCGAGCATCGACCTCACGCGCATCCGACTCGACAACACCGTGCTCACCCGCGCGGTCGTCCGTGACATCCGCCGCGAGGACCGCGAGCTGCGCTTCGTCCACCTGTCCCTGCCCGACAACGTCGGGCACGAGCGCGGCTTCATGTCCCGGGCCTACCTCCGGGCGGTCGAGCAGGTGGACGGACTGGTCGGCCAGATCGTCGACTCCGTCGAGTCCGACCCCACCCGTGCAGGCAGCACCGCGATCATCGTGACGTCCGACCACGGCGGCCGCGGCGCGTCCCACTCCGACGCCCGGAGCATCGAGAACTACCGGATCGCCTTCATGGTCGCCGGTCCGGGCGTCGACGCGGGTGCGGACCTCTACGACCTCAACGACGACTACAAGGACCCCGGCAACCGGCGTACGACCTACGACCAGCGCCGCCAGCCGGTGCGCAACGGCGACGTGGCCAACCTGGCCCTCGACCTGCTCGGGCTGCCCGCCGTCCCCGGGAGCGAGCACAACTTCCTGCAGGACCTCGACGTCTCAGCCACCGAGTGA